One genomic window of Salvelinus alpinus chromosome 9, SLU_Salpinus.1, whole genome shotgun sequence includes the following:
- the c2cd4a gene encoding C2 calcium-dependent domain-containing protein 4A: MWVVEKIRVSVERTNLPLPSTEYSFRIGDMFGEKAEKHKRLSLCPNIITPDTIPEFCIPPKIPSFQEPKGTEQSRQAPIIRVSLCESERGSPKREAPTRKLISPHIIQVENVDESPYDCSDEETTNADPQSQAALSLPHMAKAQTCYGFCTLLESPHTRRKESLFHNDPGSCGIPLLLPRSRSNTCSRVSPSTSPSSSPSSFSLHTLTSRLSPRGYTLNRQGTLDSDTTSSAESSPFSSPMLSRYPPKSSLFKTLSHERLLSRNIRKTVVSRNNSLSTDEGSSTDNSPNFMRRASDGLVEGLPPSFGLAPPTIFPIDLVLHRERVMRESMVPIGKDGTLRLSAEYCPDNQRLRVRLISAEGLYTHSVDPKSINCSVSLSLVPGKVQKQRSTVIRKSRNPIFNEDFFFDAISEEDLCQRSLRFKIVNKMSTMKRDYILGDVELPLTSIITI, from the coding sequence ATGTGGGTGGTGGAGAAGATCCGTGTGTCCGTGGAGAGAACCAACCTGCCTCTCCCCTCAACGGAATACAGCTTCAGGATCGGAGACATGTTTGGAGAGAAAGCTGAGAAACACAAGAGACTTTCCCTGTGTCCTAATATTATCACCCCAGACACTATCCCAGAGTTTTGCATCCCTCCTAAGATCCCGTCCTTCCAGGAGCCGAAAGGTACAGAGCAGAGCCGCCAGGCCCCCATCATCAGAGTGTCCCTGTGTGAATCTGAGAGGGGGAGCCCTAAGAGGGAAGCCCCAACACGAAAGCTTATCAGCCCACACATCATCCAGGTAGAGAATGTGGACGAGAGCCCTTATGACTGTAGTGATGAGGAGACCACCAACGCAGACCCTCAAAGCCAGGCAGCACTCTCCTTGCCCCACAtggccaaagcccagacttgctACGGTTTCTGTACCCTGCTGGAGAGCCCCCACACCAGGAGGAAGGAGTCCCTGTTCCACAACGACCCTGGCTCCTGTGGCATACCGCTGCTGCTCCCCAGGAGCAGGTCCAACACTTGCTCCAGagtctccccctctacctccccatcctcctccccttcctccttcagtCTTCACACCCTGACCTCCAGACTCTCGCCCAGAGGTTATACACTCAAcagacagggcacactggacagTGACACCACCTCCTCAGCTGAGTCCTCCCCTTTCAGCTCCCCAATGCTGAGCAGGTACCCACCCAAGTCTTCCCTCTTCAAAACACTGAGTCATGAAAGGCTTCTTTCCAGAAACATCAGGAAGACTGTGGTGTCCAGAAACAACTCCCTGTCAACAGACGAGGGCAGCTCCACAGACAATAGTCCCAATTTCATGAGGAGGGCGTCAGATGGGCTGGTAGAAGGCCTTCCACCAAGCTTCGGTCTGGCCCCTCCTACCATCTTCCCCATAGACTTGGTTCTGCACAGGGAAAGGGTGATGAGGGAGAGCATGGTCCCTATAGGGAAGGACGGCACCCTGCGCCTCTCTGCAGAGTACTGTCCTGATAACCAGAGGCTGCGGGTGCGGCTCATCAGTGCTGAGGGACTATACACTCACTCGGTGGACCCCAAGAGTATCAACTGCAGTGTCAGCCTTTCCCTGGTGCCTGGAAAGGTCCAGAAGCAGCGTAGCACAGTCATCAGGAAGAGTCGTAACCCTATCTTCAATGAGGACTTCTTCTTTGATGCCATCTCAGAGGAGGACCTCTGCCAACGCTCCCTGAGATTTAAAATTGTCAATAAAATGTCCACTATGAAAAGAGATTATATTCTGGGGGACGTTGAACTTCCGCTCACAAGCATTATCACTATATAA